Below is a genomic region from Argiope bruennichi chromosome 3, qqArgBrue1.1, whole genome shotgun sequence.
aaaaaccggttttttaaaaccgggttcgAAAAACCGTTAACCCTACTTCAAACGGATGACGGAATTTAGTAAATAAACTTCATCGGACTAACAtgtgatatatttttgttctgtactttctcatatatgtaatatagagaaaatatagtaatcattaaaaaattcgaactcgagattttgacgaatctccccgttttagacctccctccgttcgagaaacatatttttgaaaaatgtccgtctgtctctctgtctgtgacaaagataattcaaaaacgctttaaagtagatgcatcaaatttgatacacagtctttaccccaaatttgtagatttctgtcagattttgagcaaaatcggTTCAGATAttgttcgaaaataaattaacacaataactagaAAGGAAGTCAGCTAGAGAAATAagattctgtacacagatttaacatctacaatgtAGACACCTTGTAACATCTACAATGGAGACATCACCaagtttgagacaaaaccaacagcgggttgactgtctgtcggtctgtgctttcagaagcatgctaacgcgataattcaaaaacataaacttaaacatatcaaattaggtatggggTTTATGACTACAAATTTAGtttagtcaaatttttgttttaatttttaaaagaaaaacgtatttgaagcacaaatttgattttcggatattgCTAAACACATACCAGGGATTGATTGCCAACTAACTCGCCTAGGATGATAtgataggttcagtaaaaatgttaaaatgaaaagttaatattaCGTATATACCTGTGCTATGTAAGGAGTAGTCTAGTCTGAAATAAGACCTTTAATAGACAGAACgcgagaaaattttagagagacaactcccgctggtttaaCTATTAGAAAAGCGGATACCTTTAATTCAATTATGAGAGGAACATAGAAGATTTACTCAGAGTCACTTATTgctctagaaataaaaaataatgtgctgataatacatatataaatacgCTATATTATGCCCGTTTTTCTGCTGTCtgaatgttcaaattttaattcccgaagtttgtattttttttttcaaaacgatttCGATACTGTTATTTAGATAAGAAACTCATAAACTTTCAAGCATTACAGCCCGTGGTGcaatgaatattttcagaaacggATAGCATATGGTCTTTCAAAATGGAGTTTTATGGACCAAAACGAAAATTTTGTCTATAAGAAAaacacatattattatttaactttaagtCTAAATCACATTTTTTGCATATTGTGGAAGATATATATACATTCAAGATCTCGCCATGACCCACAGTTTGGAAACCCTTGATCTAGATTACTTGGAAAAACTCCATCatcatttgttcttttttttttttttttttttttttttttaatgtgtgctTGTTTTTGAGGCCAACAGGATTTTATTCTCCTGTTTAAGCCCTATTCAGTTTTAAGTGAAAATTTCTGggcacatttttattattacggGATTATTAGCGTTATGCATTtatcttaacattatttttacaatacaatttGATGCAATATGATCATTATAATGACTTTTGGGACAAAAATACCAAAACAGTGAGTCAACCATTAATAATGACAAGATTAATCTGAaatcaaacaaatcaaattaatgacGTTCataggatttatttttgatttgacaTTTTATCCCATTGtttaacttaaaatgaaattgtatagTTCCACTTCCAAATTGTATTAGTTCTACTTCCAAACAAATGAAAAGAGGATGACAACCCTTGCTGTTAAAGATCTAAATTTctgcatttcaataataatttaaaatgaaaacagaatCTAAATAAAAGTTGACATCTATTTTGATGTACCCTttgagtttgtcgccaatatggtacTCAAATAAACAAGCAAAATGGTTTTTCTAGCAACCCTTTTGCTAATTTGTGTATGGATGTTTTATCTTATAGAGATGTTTATGTATAGAGATTGTACATCTACTACTTTGACGACTGGGCATCTTTGGCAATGTGATGGGACACATCAaagtaaatttcaacaaaaaatttttctaaataatttctggTAAACATTAATAATGCATAATGACTATCATCTATTCAGATGGAATAAATGATATTCCATACGAATGGAATATCTCCATCTATCAATATGGAGATATTCATATGGAATATCATATCTCCATATGGAATATATGGAGATTCATCTGGAATATCTCCATCTATCAATATGGAGATATTCATATGGAATATCGTATCACTATATGGAATATATGGAGATTCATCTGGAATATCTCCATCTATCAATATGGAGATATTCATATGGAATATCATATCTCCATATGGAATGTATGGAGATTCATCTGGAATATCTCCATCTATCAATATGGAGATATTCATATGGAATATCGTATCTCCATATGGAATGTATGGAGATTCATCTGGAATATCTCCATCTATCAATATGGAGATATTCATATGGAATATCATATCTCCATATGGAATATATGGAGATTCATATGGAATATATGGAGATTCATATGGAATATATGGAGATTCATATGGAATATATGGAGATTCATATGGAATATCTCCATCTATCAATATGGAGAATCTCAATACAAACATTCATTTTGTTTCTCAGAGTTGAGTTTACTATTCTAAAGTTCAAATGAAGACAAATATACTTTTATGACTAAAGTTACATCAAGATTACTTcaatatatattactaatatacACATAAGAACGAGTATATTCTTTCcataaatttaatgtttgtaaacaaggcattaaatatttttattaattgtgagTTACAGTGATTTCTTGATTCTTTTCCTTCACTGCTATACAACAAGTTTCCGAACTAGCTCAACTTTTACTTCTCACGCCACttagataaacaaaattctatttttaaaaaaattaatttctgatgttttgaatttttactaataCTAACAATACTCTCGAATATCTTACATTTGCCCGACATGTTTTCTTTCTCAGAGATATGTGCAGGGAAcagtttaattagaattaaattgattttgatttatttaactagatttaaatttaataatgtgttCTCAAAAATTAACATACAGTTTTTCTGAGGTTTAacaagaaatagaataaattataatcttatatccttaaacgagcaattcttgtatacgtatatatatatataccagcgAACTAGcagtctttggcgaccagccggtttaatagttaaatttttatgaaattcctactttaatagctttttcatcaaaatattttaaaacttcaaattttgatagtcatataattcactcataatattataaaagtcttcagccataacgtaatatgtatctctctcattttctgttagctcccgtagaatttatgctttaaatgaaagtggaaatgattaatctgcaattaatataataatattttttactgaaacaaagcattttttttataatatgattactgaaagcAGAGTCACTGAGCAATTAAaccttatgagcactaaagaatatctttcttaatttatgcaaaatctcaagaatttgtcaacaaaattttttcagattcatcatgagcagatcgattcattaacaatgtttaattttaaatgcatcaaacactaagaaaataaacataatcgtttaaaataatcggttgaaaaatgttaagcctagcctcattagtgtggaGAGAATCTTCAAGTTTTAGACCTTCCCGAGTTCGGAAAgagtatttttggaaaatgtccgtccctctgtctgtgacaaagataactcaaaaacgacttgggctagacaattgaaatttagtataccgtctttacaccaaattagcAGATtaagattttgagtaaaatctgtttagagaaCGTCTGTCTGCCCGGCTTTTCTAGTATATCTTTACATCAAAACTGCAGAACagttcagattcatcatgagcagatcgattcattaacaatgtttaattttaaatgcatcaaacactaagaaaataaacataatcgtttaaaataatcggttgaaaaatgttaagcctagcctcattagtgtggaGAGAATCTTCAAGTTTTAGACCTTCCCGAGTTCGGAAAgagtatttttggaaaatgtccgtccctctgtctgtgacaaagataactcaaaaacgacttgggctagacaattgaaatttagtataccgtctttacaccaaattagcAGATtaagattttgagtaaaatctgtttagagaaCGTCTGTCTGCCCGGCTTTTCTAGTATATCTTTACATCAAAACTGCAGATTTCCagcaaattttgagtaaaatctgatcaGAGGAATTTCGGCTATtggaatgtaagttaacacgataagagctagatagatgagattcggtacacagattatGTGTCAAATGTTTGATGTCTACATTCGTAGTTATGTGTTAGtcggttaagaaaaaaaaacccaaatttattttttatatactattaataCAAAAGGGATAATCACCAAGgatcacaagatagattcagtaaaaacactaTATTCGcggcaaaggttaatatttcgtacctATTATACGCCGATGCCatataaggcattctctgggataacaacTTTGTTAGAgagcatgcaagaaagttttggggagaccattaccgttggttttattttattaacttagtgaaaaagtatttgtttctatttatctacCACTTCTACAGACTATCCATCATCCAATATTAATATTCGCAATATAATTGAAGAAGAATTCTggcgtttataaaaaaatatatatagtaacctGATCTATCATATTGAATAGAAGGTTAATATAATCCTactataattcatagaatttgaatttcctaaaaatttatataacttagGAAATCtaggaaaataatgatttttagcgcctaatgatgaaaatattgattttaaggCCTGGTGGccttaggcagctgcctagtcaGAGATCTGGCGCTGTTAATAGTGTTCTTATAATGTGCTCTGCTTTAGAacttaaaatgcttaaataatcaCTAATTACAGAATTgctaaaaatcaatgaattaaaaaagattaaacatCTGTAGTCCGAAATAAAAAAGGGAGTAACATAACTGTAATTCTAACAGGGAGGAAAAAATCACCATTAATATTTCAActcaacaactaaaaaaaaaaaaaaaatcctgcgaTGCAAATAGCCCAGCTTTTAAATGAGCAACACCTTGGCAGGATTCCAACTTGTCCAGAATAAGTGGGACGTTATCGTAGAGCTTGAACTGTGTCAAACAAGGAGGCAGGGaaaagaaaacacacacacaaggCGAAAGCCGAAAAGTGAAAGCCAACACGTGGTTACACGCGCAACTAGTTGAACTTTCACATGGGTTGAAAAGAGCGAAATGGTTCTAGGGAATCTGTAGTGTagcttcaaaaacaaacaaacaaacaaaaaagtaatcGCCCACAATGATTTATATCAAGTTTCATATTTTCCAAGGAAACGACATCttaaatgcaaaaactttttaCTTGTCCATAattgttccttttatttttttttttgaaactcgtaaaatgttaaaaaaactttCTCCCGCATCGATATCGAATTTAACCCAGCAATTTAGAACAACACACATTAGAacattttactttacatttaGAACTAGAAagcaacatattatttttatttcaaaatgtcctTTCTCGAAAACTACATACATTAAAACATACGACATTTCgattttaataattggaaataCTTGCAAACAAGTGGCATTTTGTGTCAACATATAATAATAGCTTATAACAATTAAATAGCAAATGTAGTTAATTTGTACaatgttttggaaattttgataCACGgcattaatttcaatcaaaattataatgtataagatatttatatttttataagaggGAGACAAAATTGATACTACTTCATTTACCCAGTTTTTATTTCCTCAaatgtttcctttaaatttatgaCTTCGCATCGTTTCTTTTCTAGatttactatttctttattttgcccTTGTGAATCTGAAACTTATTATTATACGGAACTATGAAAAAACTAAATCTTAACTCAAAAATTTACTGCCAATTACGTACAATTTTTAAGGCAttctaattatatcaatttcaaaagaaaatattataaaacaaaatatatatcttcCCAAAATGAtccttacttaaaaaaaaaaaaaaatgaagatttaaactTACCGATTTGTATGCTTAATGAAGTATTAATCTtcttatttcataagaatatttcaactTCCAGATcgttaattcaaaaacattgGAACTTTTGCAAGAAAAGCCGAGttttctttttggcaaaacaCTACATATCTTCATACATCAGTTTCGCCATTCATAAATTGACGgcgctgaaaatttcaattctagTCTAATTTACGCCGCACTTATGTTACGGCTTTTAATTTGACAAAACCATTGCCATTTCTTGCATTGAAACGACAACAATATCAATTACCCTAATGCAtttcattaataacaaaaataataataaaaacttggaTTCTTACATAAAAAAGGAATCTCTCCGTTATTTACCTTTTAATGATTTGTTAGAATGTGAAGTTATTTTTCGAAtatcttacatttatttctaCATAGATAATTTCCGATATCTGCAACTTGTCATCATATTTTAGTGTTCGTTTTAAATCcagacattcttttttatttttaaattttttcattgcttttatacGTTctcatgaatataaaaaaataaatttggtgaACTGACCGGGAAAAACagaattattgatgaaaaacaaACAGTGCAGTTATAGTCACATTAATAAGATCATCCACTTTGTTATAATGGAGTCGATCCATGGTCATGTGACACAACAAATACACTACACCATTAATtctaaaatcctttaaaaatttttagtattatattttagataataaaatgacaatataGACAGTTACATGGGCATTTATTTTGACATGTGGCATCAATAATGCCACTATAAAGTAAttcatattaattgaattaagaCAAAATGGAACCAATGAGGATTTTGCATTTAGGTCAAGCCTTCTAAGGAAGGGCATATTTTTGTACTGCAGTGATATGAGAggtacttttaatttatttacaataattatcttattttacagCTATCTGAGATCTATTTTGCGTCAAACTTCATCATTTCGCACCATGGCCAGATGCAGAGGACAATACCTAAAACAATATCTTTACTACAGAGCAGGAGGAGGTTTGATTCTtgctaaactttaaaatgcatgTCATACAAAcacagcagttttttttttaataaatcaaatatcaaaCACCTGCAGtagatgcaaaatattaaataaaaaaaaaaaaaaaaaaaaaaacataaacattaattaCTTCACAAAATGAGATTTGAAGTTTTGagtttgagattttaatttaattactttatatcaTAAAGGTAATATACGTGCTTATCTGAAACATTATGCAATGTCTTTTTCCTGGATAGAAAATGTTTAAGCATTTTCTGAATTTCTGGTAAATTGCCTattaacaattttgtaaaaacGAAGTTCAGTTTTTTCGGTCAATATATACCTAAATAAGGTGTTCATAACTATTTACTTACTTTTTCATGGTTTTAACTTCTGAACAAATAATATGGAAATGTTGATAATGTAAGgattttatactataaatattctaaactaCACTATAAATGTACTACATTctaatttacattataaatattctaatctaCACTATTTAAAGATTTCACACTGCTAAAATTTCATAAGTCACCAAATTTCTTcagtttattacaaaaaaatatttagtaggCACAATAGACAATTGCTCACATCATTAAGgtattttcaaataatgctttttatttcagaattgtaGCTTATATTTTGAATGAGTATTGTACCAATGTAGAAAATGTTACAAAGAAAGCAaaagataatttgataaaattatttcaaactattttacagatgcatattttaaaattaactacttaagcagcaaattattttcaattatgacAATTGAAATGCAATTGCATGCACATACATTGTACATTAAGAACAGCAAATTCCAGTTATGCTCTTGTACTGCCAATACATAAAACTGAAAGTATGTCGCATACTTacctagaaaatttttttttttgatatgtcaacttttatatcaaatttaatactaaattcttaattatctaaataaacaTGTTAACAAAACCtgtcaaaatattgaagactattaaatacattgaatgaaaagtaatttaaagctGCCGTTTTTAAATAACTATCTTAAACTGATAAGAATCTTATTCCaggtacaattttaaatatatcactaAACATTTACAATACAAATGCATTTAGATAAGTCTTTTCAgatcttaactttttaaaatatgaaatatttattattaacatctaaaaatttctttatcatttactctctatataaaaataaacatcctATATTGCCACCAATATAAATGTACTAGGTTGAAAGGGAAGAATATCCATACtagtttaaacttttataaattatattcttttaaaataaaattcttatactttttatatttgttttagaaCCTGTCGATTTATCCTTTTCCTTCTCATACTTCTTTTACATGCAAATgcctatatttcaaaaatttgtatctaTAAAACATGTTACATACCTAAAGAATTGACTCGCTTAAAACACATTTACACAGCATTTCCAAAAGAACaatcttaaatttaaacataaatctcagataaaattttatatttttagctagatcttaaattaatattccactttaaaaataattttcctcaaATACATCTACACGATtcaattctaattcattttactttgaaatatactATATCTTTACATCTTTATATTACTTACAtcgcataaatattaatttcaatagaattgtaaatttatgttttatataaaaactaatgaTTAAACACAAGAAGAAACAAGATTcagtatgtaattattttattaaataaattgatggaAGCAGTTgatagaaattacaaaatttaagaacaaattttaaataaaaatttagtcaaTATCTAAGCACATATACAAAATATGTCCACAGTTACAGTACCAATTATTAACacttcatacataaaaaaatgatttgataatcTTTCTAATGTAAGTCAATTGCTTCCAACAAAATTGCATAcaataaatacacaaaaattataaaaatatcctaAACATACAGAACATAACTTTAATTGAACAGATACAGacagaaatatttacaataaatttatatacaaaaacatacaagTGCTAGGCCACCCATAACCAGTCTTAATTTGATAGGCAATCTTCGATCTTGGCACTTTCTGGAAACTTCTTGGATCCAAAAAGTTCACAACtgtttacaagtttttttttccacgTCAGTTCATTTAATATGTACAAATTAATTAGGTAGTATTTCTCTTAATGTGACTTTGGTACTTTCCGATAAATGTTCAGGAAACTTAATTTCAAAAGCTACAATCAGGTCTCCTTTCTTAGAAGGATCTTTAGGTAATGGAAGTCCTTGTCCTTTAATCCTATGGACAAAATTTGGTTTTATCACGTCAGTTATCCTTAGAACTTTCTTTTCTCCAAATAGGGATGGGATTTCTAATTTACAACCACATAAAGCctgcaaggaaaaaaatatatatatatatatatataagtaactaGTATATAAATCTACATTAAAAAATGAGTTCCCCTTTAAAAACTtgcacatttaatattttacatgataatatttaagtatttcattaattaataccaattaattatcaaatataaaagtatatttacaaCATGAATTTTAATATAGTCAAAAATATGCTATGAAGAAAACATACTTCTAAAAGCAAATCTAGCTTCTTAATTTTAAACCTACAGCCTTATTACaaaaagttaaaagcttaaaTAGTTAAAGTAAACCAGAGtatgaattttgataaatgtcAAACATATCCGATATTTTAGAATTGTacaatttgagatttaaaaaaggaTACTTTTTCAACCTGTTAAAACTTAAAGATTAATATGACAATTGGCTTATAGTTTATATATCTTAGCacttataaaaaagttaataattgaaataaatttaatttacactaACTTGCATGATTTAAGtaatatacaaaattcataaaagataCAGACATAGCTTTTATAATCAGTAATTAGAATACTTTGAAAGCTAtacttcaataattattaaaaaatcgttAAATCTATTCAAAGCTTTCAACTTACCTCTTTAAGGGAGACTTTAGCTGTATATCTAATATCACTGCCTTCTCTTTTAAATATAGGATGAGGTTTATCCCTGATTATGAAAGATATGTCTGCAGGAATACTATTAGGATTCTGATCCCCTTCTTTCTGGAAGGTAATCTTTGTGCCAGCTTTCCATCCAGGCTTCACATTGATGGACAGAACTTTCTCTTCTCGCTTTGTTGTTCTACCATCTGGATTTAAAACTTTACGACTTATCTTCATCTTCTTAGTACAACCTTTAGCTATATCTTCTAGTGTTACATATAAGTCGTGCTCTAAAGGTGGATCTTGACCTTTAGGTTTTGCTCTATTTATGTTAGGCGAACCAGCTGTGAAGCTTTGAGACCGAAAGGGATTGCCACCGATCCTTCCACCAAAGTGACTAAATGGATCATTATCCACATCCATATCATCATCTCCATAGAATATAGTAGTGCCACCTCCTCCCATACCACCCATGCTGAAGAATGATTCGAAAGGATTGTCCGTTCCAAAGAATTGAGCAAATGTGGCTTTGGGATCACCATGGAATGTGTAAGTGAAATTTGGTCCAGCACTACCAGAGCCACCTCCACCACCAATTCCACCTTTCAAACCTTCTTCACCATACTGGTCATACACTTCTTTCTTCTTCTTGTCACTGAGAACCTCATAAGCTTCAGCAACTTCTTTGAACTTCTCTTCAGCTTCAGATGTCTTGTTTTTATCAGGATgatattttaaggcaagtttccTGTATGCCTTTTTAATCTCATCATCAGAGGCATTTTTACTAATGCCCAATATCTTGTAATAGTCTTTACccattctgaaaagaaaaagacGAATTTAGTCTCTATAATTCTTCATGAAGagtatacaataaaattaaataattattttaatatgattaaagaTTTATCATGAAGAGATTAAGATTGGATAACAGCAATACTATCAGATATGATCATGCACTTAGAATAGGATACTTGGTTATGGATAACAATTACAATAGGCATTGCAGCTTTACTTACATTCTAGATAACATTCAAAAATTACgaaaaacattcatttgtttTCCTTTCTCTAAACAACCTCatgacattaaaataaacatacaataTTGCCAATATTATAAATTGTCATAAGTAATAAATACACTGCATAATTATAACTAATaaacaagtataaaaatattacagctgAAAGTATTGCTTAATATATTAACCACGTAGCAATTGAAGAGTCGACAGGTGaataattgtttactttttttaaaaattacgtccgaaattctttttatataaatatcgaaaaaataaaatattaagcaataaatataaattacttaatgTTTACTTACCTCATTCACAGAATAAGCACgtacaacaaataaaataacaagtaCGTAGGTTAGTAATAGTCACACACGGATTAACACAGAAATATCCAAACTAGCTTACAGGGCTCAGACGCCTCTATATACTGTTTAAGGTCAATCGACACTTTTCTTGAATGTTCACGAATGTTCTAGTGACGTCGATGGCACACCTAGACTACAACAGTGCCCTCTTGGAAGTTTTTGCACTTAACACCATTTCATAAAGCTCATTGTTTTCTGTGagatatatatctgaaataaatctgagactaaaatattaagttaataa
It encodes:
- the LOC129963373 gene encoding dnaJ homolog subfamily B member 4-like, with protein sequence MRMGKDYYKILGISKNASDDEIKKAYRKLALKYHPDKNKTSEAEEKFKEVAEAYEVLSDKKKKEVYDQYGEEGLKGGIGGGGGSGSAGPNFTYTFHGDPKATFAQFFGTDNPFESFFSMGGMGGGGTTIFYGDDDMDVDNDPFSHFGGRIGGNPFRSQSFTAGSPNINRAKPKGQDPPLEHDLYVTLEDIAKGCTKKMKISRKVLNPDGRTTKREEKVLSINVKPGWKAGTKITFQKEGDQNPNSIPADISFIIRDKPHPIFKREGSDIRYTAKVSLKEALCGCKLEIPSLFGEKKVLRITDVIKPNFVHRIKGQGLPLPKDPSKKGDLIVAFEIKFPEHLSESTKVTLREILPN